One segment of Pseudomonas sp. FP2196 DNA contains the following:
- the lpxO gene encoding lipid A hydroxylase LpxO, translating to MKLIIAAIYVISIAYVHLRGRVRHKLGRQLSDHSTFLAPINCFLYLFSKKPNKPFLDPSEFPDLSPLQAHWEEIREEGQNLLRAGEIKRSNQYDDVGFNSFFKSGWKRFYLKWYGESHPSAMKLCPRTTELVQRIGSIKAAMFAELPPGSKLVRHRDPYAGSYRYHLGLETPNDAGCYINVDGENYHWRDGEAVMFDETFIHYAENTTDKNRIILFCDIERPMKYRWAAAFNSWFSRTVMSAAGAPNDAGDRTGGINRLFTKIYKIRLRGKELKKRNRARYYMEKWAIFGGLLAVFILI from the coding sequence GTGAAACTCATCATTGCTGCTATTTATGTCATTTCCATTGCATACGTTCACCTGCGTGGCCGTGTGCGCCACAAGCTGGGCCGGCAACTGAGCGACCATTCGACGTTTCTCGCGCCGATCAATTGCTTCCTGTACCTGTTCTCGAAAAAACCGAACAAGCCTTTCCTCGACCCGTCCGAATTTCCCGATCTAAGCCCGTTGCAGGCACATTGGGAGGAGATCCGCGAAGAAGGGCAAAACTTGCTGCGCGCCGGCGAGATAAAACGCTCGAACCAGTACGACGATGTCGGCTTTAACTCGTTCTTCAAAAGCGGCTGGAAGCGTTTCTACCTCAAGTGGTACGGCGAGAGCCATCCGTCGGCGATGAAACTGTGCCCGCGCACCACGGAACTGGTGCAGAGAATCGGTTCGATCAAAGCGGCCATGTTCGCCGAATTGCCGCCGGGCTCGAAGCTGGTGCGCCACCGCGACCCCTACGCCGGTTCCTACCGCTATCACCTCGGCCTGGAAACGCCGAACGATGCTGGTTGCTACATCAATGTCGACGGCGAGAACTATCACTGGCGCGACGGTGAAGCGGTGATGTTCGATGAAACCTTCATCCATTACGCGGAAAACACCACCGACAAGAACCGGATCATCCTGTTCTGTGACATCGAACGCCCCATGAAGTATCGCTGGGCCGCAGCGTTCAATAGCTGGTTCAGCCGCACGGTGATGTCGGCAGCGGGTGCGCCAAACGATGCGGGTGACCGGACCGGTGGGATCAACCGGTTGTTTACCAAAATCTACAAGATCCGTTTGCGTGGTAAAGAGCTGAAAAAGCGTAATCGTGCACGGTATTACATGGAAAAGTGGGCGATCTTCGGCGGTTTGTTGGCGGTCTTCATCCTCATCTGA
- a CDS encoding Ku protein, with translation MARAIWKGAISFGLVHIPVALVSATSSQGVDFDWLDSRSMDPVGYKRVNKVTGKEVTKDNIVKGVAYEKGRYVVLSEEEIRSAHPVSTQTIDIFSFVDAEQIPLQNIDTPYYLAPDKRGGKVYALLRETLSKTNKVALARVVLHTRQYLAALMPLESALVLVKLRWPQEVRGLDQLELGSEVTKPQLAKGELDMAKRLVEDMSGDWKPEDYNDEFEDKIMALVEKKAHEGKIEDVETVGGEEERKTADVIDLTELLKRSLGGKAPAKPKTKAASKAAPAKRTKKASGA, from the coding sequence ATGGCTCGGGCAATCTGGAAAGGCGCAATCAGTTTCGGACTCGTGCATATTCCCGTTGCGCTGGTTTCAGCGACGTCGTCCCAAGGCGTGGACTTCGACTGGCTGGACAGCCGCAGCATGGACCCGGTGGGCTACAAACGCGTGAACAAGGTGACCGGCAAGGAAGTCACCAAGGACAATATCGTCAAAGGCGTGGCTTACGAAAAGGGCCGTTATGTCGTGCTCAGCGAAGAGGAGATCCGCTCGGCGCACCCGGTATCGACCCAGACCATCGACATCTTTTCCTTTGTCGACGCCGAGCAGATTCCGCTGCAGAACATCGACACGCCCTACTACCTCGCGCCGGACAAGCGTGGCGGCAAGGTCTATGCGCTGTTGCGTGAAACCCTGAGCAAGACCAACAAAGTTGCCCTCGCCCGCGTGGTGTTGCATACGCGCCAGTATCTGGCGGCGTTGATGCCACTGGAGTCGGCGTTGGTGCTGGTCAAATTGCGTTGGCCGCAAGAGGTCCGCGGCCTTGATCAACTGGAACTTGGCAGCGAGGTCACCAAGCCACAACTGGCCAAAGGTGAATTGGACATGGCCAAGAGGTTGGTTGAGGACATGAGCGGGGACTGGAAGCCCGAGGACTACAACGACGAATTTGAAGACAAGATCATGGCGCTGGTGGAGAAAAAGGCCCACGAAGGCAAGATCGAGGATGTTGAAACGGTGGGTGGCGAGGAAGAGCGCAAGACTGCCGACGTGATCGACCTGACCGAGTTGCTTAAACGCAGTCTGGGTGGCAAGGCGCCGGCTAAACCGAAGACCAAGGCAGCCAGCAAAGCTGCGCCGGCCAAGCGAACCAAGAAAGCGTCCGGGGCATGA
- a CDS encoding PQQ-dependent sugar dehydrogenase — MLRKTLLATLCAGALISAPVFAAAPKELQSEQGTLEVTTIAQGLENPWALAFLPDRQGMLVTERPGNLRMVGADGSLSAPISGVPKVWAKGQGGLLDVVLSPDFKQDRLVYLSYAEGGGAGDKAGTAVGRGYLSDDLKTLKDFKVIFRQEPKLSTGNHFGSRLVFDRDGYLFITLGENNDRPTAQDLDKLQGKIVRIYPDGKVPDDNPFVGQSGVRPEIWSYGIRNPQGAALNPWTGTVWENEHGPRGGDEVNIIERGKNYGWPLATHGINYSLQPIPEAKGKSVEGAVDPHHVWEKSPGVSGMAFYDGDRFKPWQHNAFIGALVSQDLIRLQFEGDKVVHEERLLGDLKQRIRDVRQGPDGYLYVLTDESDGSLYRIGLK; from the coding sequence ATGTTGCGTAAAACCCTTCTAGCCACCCTTTGCGCCGGCGCACTGATCAGCGCTCCGGTGTTCGCCGCAGCCCCCAAGGAGCTGCAAAGCGAGCAGGGCACCCTTGAAGTCACCACCATTGCCCAGGGACTCGAGAATCCATGGGCGCTGGCCTTCCTGCCGGATCGCCAAGGCATGCTGGTGACCGAACGACCGGGTAACCTGCGAATGGTTGGCGCGGACGGCAGTCTGTCGGCACCGATAAGCGGTGTGCCCAAGGTCTGGGCCAAGGGGCAGGGCGGATTGCTGGATGTCGTTTTGTCACCGGACTTCAAACAGGATCGCCTGGTTTACCTGTCATACGCCGAGGGTGGCGGAGCGGGGGATAAGGCCGGGACGGCGGTGGGTCGCGGCTATTTGTCGGATGACCTGAAAACGCTGAAGGACTTCAAAGTCATTTTCCGCCAGGAGCCTAAGCTCTCCACCGGCAACCACTTCGGTTCGCGGCTGGTGTTTGATCGCGACGGCTATCTGTTCATCACCCTGGGCGAAAACAACGACCGGCCGACTGCGCAGGATCTCGACAAGCTGCAGGGCAAAATCGTAAGGATTTATCCGGACGGCAAGGTCCCGGACGACAATCCGTTCGTGGGGCAATCCGGGGTGCGGCCGGAAATCTGGTCCTACGGCATTCGCAACCCGCAGGGTGCGGCGCTCAATCCGTGGACCGGCACAGTTTGGGAAAACGAACACGGGCCGCGTGGTGGCGATGAGGTAAACATCATCGAGCGCGGGAAAAACTACGGGTGGCCGCTGGCGACTCACGGCATCAACTATTCGCTGCAGCCAATCCCGGAAGCCAAAGGCAAAAGTGTCGAAGGTGCGGTTGATCCGCACCATGTGTGGGAAAAGTCACCGGGCGTTTCGGGAATGGCGTTCTACGATGGCGATCGGTTCAAGCCGTGGCAACACAATGCGTTTATCGGGGCTTTGGTTTCTCAAGATTTGATTCGATTGCAGTTCGAAGGCGACAAGGTTGTGCATGAGGAACGCTTGCTGGGTGACCTCAAGCAACGGATCAGGGATGTACGGCAAGGCCCCGACGGTTATCTGTATGTGCTGACGGACGAGTCCGATGGTTCGCTGTACAGGATTGGCCTGAAATAG
- a CDS encoding GNAT family N-acetyltransferase/peptidase C39 family protein, giving the protein MSTVFRLAVVEDLPALLALEMQCFTTDRLTSRSFQWMITRANAQLLVAERDSQLLGYALVLFHRGTSLARLYSIAIATGARGTGLGKQLLQRIEACALEHDCAYLRLEVRTDNPAAIALYERNGYRRFALIHDYYEDHADALRLEKRILQHRDSRNIKVPWYGQTTDFTCGPACLLMAMGALHAERLLERREELQIWREATTVFMTSGHGGCSPQGLALAAWKRGFRVRLELSLAGPLFLDGVRDEHKKDVMRLVHEEFTAQLQDTDVERVIGTPLDLPRLLDAGGQPLVLISSYRLTRSKSPHWVVVTDCDEDFVYLHDPDVDHSQHRQPMDCQHVPVSHGEFEKMCRFGRGKLRAAVILYSRNAR; this is encoded by the coding sequence ATGAGTACTGTTTTTCGTTTGGCGGTAGTTGAAGATCTGCCGGCGCTGCTGGCATTGGAAATGCAATGTTTCACCACGGATCGGCTCACCAGTCGCAGCTTTCAATGGATGATCACCCGGGCGAATGCTCAGTTGCTGGTGGCCGAGCGCGACAGTCAACTGCTCGGTTACGCGCTGGTGTTGTTTCACCGCGGCACTTCGCTGGCACGGCTTTACTCCATCGCAATTGCTACCGGGGCGCGTGGCACCGGTCTGGGCAAGCAACTGCTGCAACGGATCGAGGCCTGCGCACTGGAACATGATTGCGCCTACCTGCGCCTGGAGGTGCGTACTGACAACCCCGCTGCCATTGCTCTGTACGAACGCAACGGCTACCGGCGTTTCGCGTTGATTCACGACTACTACGAAGACCATGCGGATGCGCTGCGCCTGGAAAAACGCATTCTTCAGCACCGCGATTCGCGGAACATCAAGGTGCCCTGGTACGGGCAAACCACAGACTTCACCTGCGGCCCGGCGTGTCTGTTAATGGCCATGGGCGCACTGCACGCGGAGCGTTTGTTGGAGCGACGCGAGGAGTTGCAAATCTGGCGCGAGGCAACGACCGTGTTCATGACTTCGGGTCATGGCGGGTGCAGTCCGCAAGGATTGGCGCTCGCGGCATGGAAGCGCGGTTTTCGGGTACGTCTGGAGCTGAGCCTGGCCGGACCGTTGTTTCTTGACGGAGTGCGCGACGAACATAAAAAAGACGTCATGCGCCTGGTTCACGAGGAGTTCACTGCGCAGTTGCAGGACACCGATGTGGAGCGAGTGATCGGTACACCACTCGATTTGCCGCGCTTGCTTGATGCAGGTGGGCAGCCGCTGGTGTTGATCAGCAGCTATCGCCTGACCCGATCCAAGTCACCGCACTGGGTGGTCGTGACTGACTGTGATGAAGATTTCGTTTACCTGCACGACCCGGATGTCGATCACAGCCAGCATCGACAACCCATGGATTGCCAGCATGTGCCGGTCAGTCACGGGGAATTCGAGAAGATGTGCCGGTTTGGGCGGGGAAAGTTACGGGCTGCCGTAATTTTGTACAGCCGCAATGCGCGCTGA
- a CDS encoding RimK family protein: MSAVQGHWREVSEQSLPAATYLNSAVRASSQVLIIVERKEDWASYFPSDDIITAQQYLEQTRESESGKRVQVINLCRSYKYLGHGYYCSLLAEARGHKVIPSVRTISELTKKSLYGLALDDLDKTLEKALSHHLYSDTEGFTLTLYFGKTHIEPLQDLARQLFEVFPCPILLVEFKRTNGWHIEGIKSGALHKLRDDQEDQFANALDGFSRKVWRVPRSPQVARYDLAILHDPQEALPPSNSKALENFVRVGKTMGIDVELIERKDYARLAEYDGLLIRETTSVDNHTYRFAKKAESEGLVVMDDPTSILRCTNKVYLTDLLNSHQLGMPATEILYKERPEDFERVGERLGFPLVLKIPDGCFSRGVIKVESQQALLEATAELFEHSVLLLAQEFFYTEYDWRIGVLNRKPIFACQYFMSKGHWQIYNHKAKGQDVNGECRTLAVHEAPRAVVELAVKTANLIGDGLYGVDLKQAGDKVVVIEVNDNPNLDAGIEDAYLQDDLYSLVLEEFVRRLELKRRGQAW; this comes from the coding sequence ATGTCAGCGGTACAGGGTCATTGGCGCGAAGTATCGGAGCAAAGTTTGCCGGCGGCAACTTATTTAAATTCAGCGGTTAGAGCATCCAGTCAAGTGTTGATCATTGTCGAGCGCAAGGAAGATTGGGCTTCATATTTCCCCAGCGACGACATCATCACAGCGCAGCAATACCTGGAGCAAACCCGTGAAAGCGAGTCGGGAAAACGTGTGCAGGTGATCAACCTGTGCCGCAGCTACAAGTATCTGGGGCACGGATATTACTGCTCACTGCTGGCGGAGGCACGGGGGCACAAGGTGATTCCGTCGGTGCGTACAATCAGCGAACTGACCAAGAAGTCACTCTACGGCCTGGCGCTGGATGATCTCGATAAAACCCTGGAAAAAGCCCTTAGTCATCACCTTTACAGTGATACCGAAGGTTTTACCCTGACCCTTTATTTCGGCAAAACGCACATCGAGCCATTACAGGATCTGGCCCGTCAGTTGTTTGAAGTATTTCCCTGTCCGATATTGTTAGTTGAGTTCAAGCGAACCAACGGCTGGCACATCGAAGGTATAAAGTCCGGCGCCTTGCACAAGTTGCGTGATGATCAGGAAGATCAGTTTGCCAATGCACTGGACGGTTTCAGCCGTAAAGTCTGGCGCGTGCCGCGCTCGCCACAAGTGGCCCGTTATGACCTGGCGATCCTGCACGATCCGCAAGAGGCGTTGCCGCCGTCAAACAGCAAGGCCTTGGAGAACTTCGTTCGGGTCGGCAAGACCATGGGCATCGACGTCGAACTGATCGAGCGCAAGGATTACGCGCGACTGGCCGAGTACGATGGCCTGTTGATCCGCGAAACCACCAGCGTCGACAACCACACTTACCGGTTCGCGAAGAAGGCCGAAAGCGAAGGGCTGGTGGTGATGGACGATCCGACGTCGATTCTGCGGTGCACCAATAAGGTCTACCTCACCGATCTGCTCAACAGCCATCAACTGGGTATGCCCGCCACCGAGATTCTCTACAAGGAGCGACCCGAAGACTTCGAGCGGGTAGGCGAACGCCTGGGCTTTCCGTTGGTACTGAAGATTCCCGACGGCTGTTTTTCACGGGGTGTGATCAAGGTGGAAAGCCAGCAGGCGCTGCTCGAAGCCACGGCCGAACTGTTCGAACACTCGGTGCTGTTGCTGGCCCAGGAGTTTTTCTACACCGAATACGACTGGCGCATCGGTGTCCTCAACCGCAAACCGATCTTTGCCTGTCAGTATTTCATGTCCAAGGGACACTGGCAGATCTACAACCACAAGGCCAAGGGCCAGGACGTCAACGGCGAATGCCGGACACTGGCCGTCCACGAGGCACCCCGCGCGGTGGTGGAGCTGGCGGTGAAGACGGCCAACCTGATTGGCGACGGCCTTTACGGCGTCGACCTCAAACAGGCGGGGGACAAGGTCGTGGTGATCGAAGTCAACGACAACCCGAACCTCGACGCGGGCATCGAAGACGCGTATTTGCAGGACGATTTGTACTCACTGGTGCTGGAAGAGTTTGTGCGACGGTTGGAGCTCAAACGCCGCGGCCAGGCCTGGTGA
- a CDS encoding magnesium transporter CorA family protein — protein MISSFALSHGALQRVERLDAEVMLFSNPDAAERDLLHSHFKVDEHALASALDPDEVSRIEFHPDHLFLIWKRPENYSGGGSLAFEVSSCGLLFAPGQLLVIATDDTPLHGLGTRQPLNTPLDVLLDLLFNNIHHYLGHLKVIKLVARELQQKFNASMQNQHLVQMFNLSESLIYYINALHSNGAVLTRLRNHAEKQHFSSEALGLIDDLIIENNQCYKQAEIYSTVFSGLIDARGNLMNNSMNNLLRKLTLINVVFLPLNLIASIGGMSEFSMMTAGTPWWISYPVFLAVMLLGAGGMLFGLRRLAR, from the coding sequence ATGATCAGCAGTTTTGCTCTGAGCCATGGCGCTTTGCAGCGCGTCGAGCGGTTGGACGCCGAGGTGATGCTGTTCAGCAACCCTGACGCCGCCGAGCGCGACCTGTTGCACAGCCATTTCAAAGTCGATGAGCACGCACTGGCCTCGGCACTGGACCCGGATGAGGTGTCGCGGATCGAGTTTCACCCGGATCACTTGTTCCTGATCTGGAAACGCCCGGAAAACTATTCCGGCGGTGGCAGCCTGGCATTTGAAGTGTCGTCCTGCGGCCTGCTGTTCGCGCCGGGGCAACTGTTGGTGATTGCCACCGACGACACGCCGTTGCACGGCCTCGGCACCCGCCAGCCGTTAAACACGCCGCTGGATGTTTTGCTCGACTTGCTGTTCAACAACATCCATCACTACCTCGGACACTTGAAGGTGATCAAACTGGTCGCCCGCGAGTTGCAGCAGAAATTCAACGCCTCGATGCAGAACCAGCATCTGGTGCAGATGTTCAACCTCAGTGAAAGCCTGATCTATTACATCAACGCCCTGCACAGCAACGGCGCGGTACTGACGCGCCTGCGGAATCACGCCGAGAAACAGCACTTCAGCAGCGAAGCGCTGGGCCTGATTGACGACCTGATCATCGAAAACAACCAGTGCTACAAACAGGCCGAGATTTACTCCACGGTGTTCTCCGGCCTGATCGACGCGCGCGGCAACCTGATGAACAACAGCATGAATAATTTGCTGCGCAAACTGACGTTGATCAACGTGGTGTTTTTGCCGTTGAACCTGATTGCGAGCATCGGCGGCATGTCGGAGTTCAGCATGATGACAGCGGGGACACCGTGGTGGATTTCCTATCCGGTGTTTCTGGCAGTGATGTTATTGGGGGCGGGGGGAATGTTGTTTGGGCTCAGGCGGTTGGCCAGATGA
- a CDS encoding crotonase/enoyl-CoA hydratase family protein: protein MTQYSAFSVELADKIAHVQINRPEKINSMNAAFWSEIVEIFQWIDDTDEVRVVVLSGNGKHFSSGIDLMMLAGVASELGKDVGRNARLLRKKILTLQASFNAVDNCRKPVLAAIQGYCLGGAIDLIAACDMRYAAEDAQFSIKEIDIGMAADVGTLQRLPRIIGDGMLRELAYTGRTFGAEEARSIGLVNRVYSDKDALLEGVLDIARDIASKSPIAVTGTKEMISYMRDHRIDDGLEYVATWNAAMLQSTDLRVAMAAHMSKQKPEFLD, encoded by the coding sequence ATGACTCAATACTCCGCCTTCAGCGTCGAACTGGCCGACAAGATCGCCCATGTGCAGATCAATCGCCCGGAAAAGATCAACTCGATGAATGCCGCGTTCTGGAGCGAGATCGTCGAGATTTTCCAGTGGATCGACGACACCGACGAAGTGCGGGTGGTGGTGCTCAGCGGCAACGGTAAACACTTTTCCTCCGGCATCGACCTGATGATGCTTGCCGGCGTCGCCAGTGAACTGGGCAAGGACGTCGGGCGCAATGCGCGCCTGTTGCGCAAAAAAATCCTGACCCTGCAAGCCTCGTTCAACGCCGTCGACAACTGCCGCAAACCGGTGCTCGCGGCGATTCAGGGTTACTGCCTGGGCGGCGCCATTGATCTGATTGCTGCCTGTGACATGCGCTACGCCGCCGAGGACGCGCAATTCTCGATCAAGGAAATCGATATTGGCATGGCCGCCGATGTTGGCACTTTGCAACGGTTGCCACGGATCATCGGTGACGGCATGCTGCGTGAACTGGCTTACACCGGTCGCACGTTTGGTGCCGAAGAGGCGCGCAGCATTGGCCTGGTCAATCGTGTCTACAGCGACAAGGACGCACTGCTCGAAGGCGTGCTCGACATCGCTCGCGACATCGCCTCCAAGTCGCCGATTGCTGTCACCGGTACCAAGGAAATGATCAGCTACATGCGCGACCATCGCATCGACGACGGACTCGAATACGTTGCCACCTGGAACGCCGCCATGTTGCAATCCACCGACTTGCGCGTGGCCATGGCCGCCCATATGAGCAAACAGAAACCCGAATTTCTGGATTGA
- the nudC gene encoding NAD(+) diphosphatase, translated as MTSRWTTAVLDTDQPGGWAVARSPEGFLFDDNGALFPREWLKRQDLSILAEHGIGHLDGEPVYLLELRSASEVPGCNWKGLRAFMLDGDHTIYKVLGYAAQIGTWAREHRFCGNCGQAMTQVPRERAMYCQPCDLRSYPRISPSMIVLITRGDEILLARSPRFVTGVYSTLAGFAEPGESAEDCLIREVREEVQIEVKNIEYLGSQCWPFPHSMMLGFHAEYAGGEIVCQEDEIEDAQWFNVHDLPPLPASKSIARYLIDVYVARRLGHAEPVLPG; from the coding sequence ATGACATCTCGCTGGACCACTGCAGTACTGGACACCGATCAACCCGGCGGCTGGGCCGTGGCGCGCAGCCCCGAAGGCTTTCTCTTCGATGACAACGGCGCGCTGTTCCCGCGTGAATGGCTCAAGCGTCAGGACTTGTCGATTCTCGCCGAGCACGGCATCGGTCATCTCGATGGCGAGCCGGTATATCTGCTGGAGTTGCGCAGTGCCAGCGAAGTGCCGGGCTGTAACTGGAAAGGCTTGCGGGCGTTTATGCTCGACGGCGATCACACGATCTACAAAGTGCTGGGTTACGCCGCGCAGATTGGTACCTGGGCCCGTGAACATCGTTTTTGCGGTAATTGCGGCCAAGCCATGACGCAGGTGCCGCGCGAGCGGGCGATGTATTGCCAACCCTGCGATCTGCGCAGTTATCCGCGCATATCGCCGAGCATGATCGTGCTGATCACCCGGGGCGACGAGATTCTGTTGGCTCGCTCACCGCGCTTCGTTACCGGGGTTTACAGCACGCTGGCCGGGTTCGCCGAGCCGGGCGAGTCGGCCGAGGATTGCCTGATTCGCGAAGTGCGCGAGGAAGTGCAGATCGAGGTGAAGAACATTGAGTATCTGGGCAGCCAGTGCTGGCCGTTCCCGCATTCGATGATGCTCGGTTTCCATGCCGAATACGCCGGTGGCGAGATTGTCTGTCAGGAAGACGAGATCGAAGACGCCCAGTGGTTCAACGTGCACGATCTGCCGCCGTTGCCGGCGTCAAAATCGATTGCACGTTACTTGATCGACGTCTACGTGGCGCGGCGTTTAGGCCATGCTGAACCAGTGCTGCCAGGCTAG
- a CDS encoding TSUP family transporter has protein sequence MPFELSVDLTTLAILALVAFVAGFIDAIAGGGGLLTTPALLTAGLPPHLVLGTNKLSSTFGSATASFTFYRRKLFHPRQWVHAIVGTLVGALSGAIVAHYLPAEWLNKMLPVIVFACGLYLLFGGTPKAPLDSDAPIKKKWQSTQGFSLGFYDGVAGPGTGAFWTVSSLLLYPIDLVKASGVARSMNFVSNIAALSVFVFSGQVDWIIGLSMGLSVMVGAFFGARTAISGGAKFIRPVFITVVLGLTVRLAWQHWFSMA, from the coding sequence ATGCCTTTCGAACTCAGCGTTGACCTCACCACCCTGGCCATTCTGGCCCTTGTAGCTTTCGTTGCCGGTTTCATCGACGCCATTGCCGGCGGTGGCGGTCTGTTGACCACCCCAGCGCTGCTGACGGCAGGCCTGCCGCCGCACCTGGTACTGGGTACCAACAAACTCAGTTCGACCTTCGGCTCGGCCACCGCGAGTTTCACCTTCTACCGACGCAAACTGTTCCATCCTCGGCAGTGGGTGCATGCGATTGTCGGCACCCTGGTGGGCGCCCTCAGCGGCGCCATCGTCGCCCACTACCTGCCGGCGGAATGGCTGAACAAGATGCTCCCGGTGATCGTCTTCGCCTGCGGCCTGTACCTGTTGTTCGGCGGCACGCCAAAAGCGCCGCTGGACAGCGACGCACCGATCAAAAAGAAATGGCAATCGACCCAAGGCTTCAGCCTCGGTTTCTACGACGGTGTGGCCGGTCCCGGTACTGGCGCGTTCTGGACGGTGAGCAGTCTGCTGCTTTACCCGATCGACCTGGTCAAGGCCAGCGGCGTGGCGCGCAGCATGAACTTCGTCAGTAATATTGCCGCACTGTCGGTGTTCGTGTTTTCCGGGCAGGTCGACTGGATCATCGGCCTGAGCATGGGCCTGTCGGTGATGGTCGGCGCGTTCTTTGGGGCGCGCACCGCTATCAGCGGTGGCGCCAAGTTCATTCGCCCGGTGTTCATCACCGTGGTGCTGGGTCTGACCGTGCGCCTAGCCTGGCAGCACTGGTTCAGCATGGCCTAA
- a CDS encoding nuclear transport factor 2 family protein yields MSTAAQVRPPLPPFNRESAIEKVRLAEDGWNSRDPERVSLAYTLDTRWRNRAEFANNREEAKAFLTRKWAKELDYRLIKELWAYSDTRIAVRYAYEWHDDSGNWFRSYGNENWEFDENGLMFQRYACINDMPIKESERKFHWPLGRRPDDHPGLSDLGL; encoded by the coding sequence ATGTCTACTGCAGCCCAGGTACGTCCGCCATTGCCACCCTTCAACCGTGAATCGGCGATCGAGAAAGTTCGTCTGGCCGAGGACGGCTGGAACTCCCGCGATCCGGAACGGGTATCGCTGGCCTACACCCTCGACACCCGGTGGCGCAACCGCGCCGAGTTTGCCAACAACCGAGAAGAAGCCAAAGCCTTCCTGACCCGCAAATGGGCCAAGGAGCTGGATTACCGTTTGATCAAAGAACTGTGGGCTTACTCGGATACGCGCATCGCCGTGCGCTATGCCTATGAATGGCACGACGATTCGGGCAACTGGTTCCGTTCCTACGGCAACGAAAACTGGGAGTTCGACGAGAACGGCCTGATGTTCCAGCGCTATGCATGCATCAACGACATGCCGATCAAGGAAAGCGAACGCAAGTTCCACTGGCCGCTGGGCCGCCGCCCGGATGATCATCCGGGGCTGTCTGACCTCGGCCTGTAA
- a CDS encoding TetR/AcrR family transcriptional regulator, translating into MNEITDTSTRDIILDVTEKLIYKSGIAATGMDLLVKTAGVSRKSIYRYFANKEELTVAALQRRDVRWMHWYRSAVDQAETPADRLLNLFTVLKGWFASEGFRGCAFINTSGETGDPQDPVRQVAKDHKQKLLDYVCELCTEHGAEDPQLLAKQLLILIDGAITVALVMGDHSAADNAQCMARKLLDL; encoded by the coding sequence ATGAACGAAATCACTGACACCTCGACACGCGACATCATTCTGGATGTCACCGAAAAGCTGATCTATAAAAGTGGCATCGCGGCCACCGGCATGGATCTTCTGGTGAAAACCGCCGGCGTCTCCAGAAAAAGCATCTATCGTTATTTCGCCAACAAAGAAGAACTGACCGTTGCCGCCCTGCAGCGTCGCGACGTGCGCTGGATGCACTGGTACCGAAGCGCCGTCGATCAGGCCGAAACCCCGGCCGATCGCTTGCTCAATCTGTTTACCGTGCTCAAGGGCTGGTTTGCTTCGGAAGGTTTCCGTGGCTGCGCCTTCATCAACACCAGCGGCGAAACCGGCGATCCACAGGACCCGGTGCGCCAGGTCGCCAAAGACCACAAACAGAAGCTGCTCGACTATGTGTGCGAGCTGTGTACCGAACATGGCGCCGAGGACCCGCAACTGCTGGCCAAACAGTTGCTGATCCTGATTGACGGCGCCATTACCGTAGCGCTTGTGATGGGTGATCACAGTGCCGCTGATAATGCGCAATGCATGGCGCGTAAGTTATTGGACCTGTAA